A part of Excalfactoria chinensis isolate bCotChi1 chromosome 23, bCotChi1.hap2, whole genome shotgun sequence genomic DNA contains:
- the MDFI gene encoding myoD family inhibitor: MSRQSRPEPRRADPPPELGETSHPSPAAPKSEKPLDDAESHTALLNGTAAAKTELVGTPEAVTCQPQVRAATQAPGPCTHLLQNGPGQGPDPGGNTGNGVFRPLPSSQKPHRKLQPHHSINSQSSKKSKGSSKSASSHIPIEAQEDCCVHCILSCLFCEFLTLCNIVLDCATCGSCTSEDSCICCCCCNSGECADCDLPCDMDCGIIDACCESADCLEICMECCGLCFSS; this comes from the exons ATGTCCCGGCAGAGCCGCCCGGAGCCGCGACGCGCCGATCCGCCGCCAG AGCTGGGTGAGACCTCGCATCCTTCACCCGCAGCCCCCAAGAGTGAGAAGCCCTTGGATGATGCTGAGTCCCACACAGCGCTGCTCAACGGCACCGCAGCAGCCAAGACTGAGCTCGTGGGCACTCCCGAAGCTGTGACAT GCCAGCCCCAGGTGCGAGCAGCCACGCAGGCCCCCGGCCCCTGCACCCACCTGCTGCAGAACGGGCCTGGACAAGGGCCAGATCCAGGTGGGAACACAGGGAATGGGGTCTTCCGCCCTCTGCCCAGCTCCCAGAAGCCTCACCGTAAGCTGCAGCCCCACCACTCCATCAACAGCCAGAGCAGCAAGAAGAGCAAGGGCAGCTCCAAGTCGGCTTCATCCCACATCCCTATTGAGGCGCAGGAAG ACTGCTGCGTCCACTGCATCCTATCCTGCCTCTTCTGCGAGTTCCTGACCCTCTGCAACATCGTGCTGGACTGCGCCACCTGCGGCTCCTGCACCTCCGAGGActcctgcatctgctgctgctgctgcaactcGGGCGAGTGTGCGGACTGCGACCTGCCCTGCGACATGGACTGCGGCATCATCGACGCCTGCTGCGAGTCGGCCGACTGCCTGGAGATCTGCATGGAGTGCTGCgggctctgcttctcctcctgA